From the Clostridium putrefaciens genome, one window contains:
- a CDS encoding PLP-dependent aminotransferase family protein gives MNIQFSDRMGEIKASAIRELLKLTQQPEIISFAGGLPAPELFPLENMEKIASKVIKEQGKAALQYSTTEGFNPLREVIIEQRLKPAGINATLDNIMVCSGSQQALEFSAKLFVNEGDVILCESPTYLGAINAFRAYKPRFVEIPMDDNGMIIEELEKALKENENVKFIYTIPDFQNPTGRTMSIERRKRLAKIGAEYNIPVLEDSPYGELIFDGEVYPSIKSFDEDGFVIQLGTYSKTFCPGLRIGWICAHEDIIQKYVTIKQGADLQSSTLDQRIVAAYMEEYNLDEHIKTIIEVYRRRRDVMINTMKDTFPKEIKFTNSKGGLFTWVELREDLDAAKILEEALKLQVAFVPGASFFPNGGNKNYFRLNYSNMSEERIKEGIEKLAEVLKRYYN, from the coding sequence ATGAATATTCAATTCTCAGATAGAATGGGCGAAATTAAAGCTTCAGCAATCAGAGAGCTATTAAAACTAACACAACAACCAGAAATAATATCTTTTGCTGGGGGATTACCTGCGCCTGAGTTATTTCCTTTAGAAAATATGGAGAAGATAGCTTCAAAGGTTATAAAAGAGCAAGGTAAGGCTGCACTACAATATAGTACTACTGAAGGATTTAATCCTTTAAGAGAAGTTATAATTGAACAAAGGTTAAAACCAGCTGGTATAAATGCCACTTTAGATAACATTATGGTTTGTAGTGGTTCTCAGCAAGCTTTAGAATTCTCTGCCAAGTTATTTGTTAATGAAGGAGATGTAATCCTTTGCGAAAGCCCTACCTATTTAGGGGCAATAAATGCATTTAGAGCTTATAAGCCTAGATTTGTAGAGATACCTATGGATGATAATGGAATGATTATTGAAGAGCTTGAAAAGGCGTTAAAAGAGAATGAGAACGTTAAATTCATCTATACTATACCTGATTTCCAAAATCCAACAGGTAGAACTATGAGTATAGAAAGAAGAAAGAGACTTGCTAAGATAGGTGCAGAATATAATATACCAGTACTTGAAGATAGTCCTTATGGTGAATTAATATTTGATGGAGAGGTTTATCCTAGCATTAAAAGTTTTGATGAGGACGGATTTGTAATTCAACTTGGAACATATTCAAAAACTTTTTGCCCAGGACTTAGAATTGGTTGGATATGTGCACATGAGGATATAATACAAAAGTATGTAACTATAAAACAAGGAGCAGACCTTCAGTCTAGTACATTAGACCAAAGAATAGTAGCTGCTTATATGGAAGAATATAATTTAGATGAGCATATAAAGACCATAATAGAAGTTTATAGAAGACGTAGAGATGTTATGATTAACACTATGAAAGATACCTTCCCAAAAGAAATAAAGTTTACAAATTCTAAGGGAGGACTATTTACTTGGGTAGAATTAAGAGAAGATCTAGATGCAGCTAAGATACTAGAAGAGGCATTGAAATTACAAGTAGCATTTGTACCAGGAGCATCATTTTTCCCTAATGGAGGAAATAAAAATTACTTTAGATTAAACTATTCAAATATGTCTGAAGAAAGAATTAAAGAAGGTATAGAAAAGCTTGCAGAAGTTCTAAAAAGATATTACAATTAA
- a CDS encoding pyridoxal phosphate-dependent aminotransferase: MIFSERIKSMQFSPIRKLMPYANDAVLKGKKVFRLNIGQPDIETPELFFKSIANFKETVLKYTNSQGMDILIDSFIKYYKEWDINFEKDEILITNGGSEALLFAMMAICDIDDEIIIPEPFYTNYNGFSEAAGVKVVPFLTKAEDGFHLPKKEEILKKITPKTKAILISNPGNPTGVVYTYYEIRMLSDIAKERDIYLIADEVYREFIYDNLKYTSALYMTDILDRVILIDSISKRYSACGARIGLVASKNKELINQILKLCQSRLCVPTLEQVGAASLINTPKEYFSRVTKEYENRRNILYDNLSVIPGVICEKPTGAFYVIVKLPIEDAEHFSKWMLTDFEYDNKTVMVAPAEGFYATPSLGKNEIRISYCINSNELKEAMMILSKGLEKYKSIF, encoded by the coding sequence ATGATATTTTCTGAAAGAATTAAGTCAATGCAATTTTCGCCTATCCGAAAGCTTATGCCCTATGCAAATGATGCTGTACTTAAAGGTAAGAAGGTATTTCGTTTAAATATCGGCCAGCCAGATATAGAAACACCAGAATTATTTTTCAAATCTATTGCAAATTTCAAAGAAACGGTACTAAAATATACTAACTCTCAAGGAATGGACATATTAATTGATAGTTTTATTAAGTATTATAAAGAGTGGGATATAAACTTTGAAAAAGATGAAATACTAATAACTAATGGTGGCAGCGAGGCTCTATTATTTGCTATGATGGCAATATGTGATATTGATGATGAAATTATAATCCCAGAGCCATTTTATACTAATTATAATGGATTTAGTGAAGCTGCAGGAGTTAAAGTAGTACCTTTTTTAACTAAAGCAGAAGATGGATTTCATCTACCTAAAAAAGAGGAAATACTAAAGAAAATAACACCTAAAACTAAAGCTATATTAATATCAAATCCAGGTAATCCTACAGGGGTTGTTTATACCTATTATGAGATAAGAATGTTATCTGATATAGCTAAGGAGAGGGATATATACTTAATTGCTGATGAGGTTTATAGAGAATTTATATATGATAATCTTAAATACACTTCTGCACTATATATGACTGATATTTTAGATAGGGTTATCTTAATAGATAGTATCTCTAAAAGATATAGTGCTTGTGGTGCTAGAATTGGGTTAGTAGCGTCTAAAAATAAGGAGCTTATAAATCAGATCCTTAAATTATGTCAATCAAGGCTTTGTGTTCCAACCTTAGAGCAGGTCGGTGCAGCTAGTTTGATTAATACTCCTAAAGAGTACTTTTCAAGAGTTACAAAAGAGTATGAAAATAGAAGAAATATACTATATGATAATCTAAGTGTTATACCAGGTGTGATTTGTGAGAAACCAACAGGAGCTTTTTATGTAATTGTAAAACTTCCTATTGAAGATGCTGAACATTTTTCTAAATGGATGCTAACAGATTTCGAATATGATAATAAAACAGTAATGGTAGCTCCAGCAGAAGGCTTCTATGCAACGCCTTCACTTGGCAAAAATGAAATTAGAATATCTTATTGTATAAATTCTAATGAGCTAAAAGAAGCCATGATGATATTATCTAAAGGATTAGAAAAATATAAAAGTATTTTTTAA
- a CDS encoding GNAT family N-acetyltransferase has translation MYNSVKLSGKNYDIFKNMLKRSSEFNELNKDFYLNYNNYNAFQKIQMKSSTLLLKDDTGYIGYMWYSQYERQDYVINDMWIDKSSNIVSINNYISKLKKDYSLLYECKKNHHNYEVLKDLGFIKFEANQNLQMNLDSPFKLSISKDLNFEILKEGSQESLRCFIQNSIFENKDRIPLIVEDIIFDEDQDYYLKSCSVFLKYQNEYIGYGQLILDNDEITIVNFGLIPSFRGKGYSKILLKRLLNIALENGYERVCIKVLEDNLKALGLYKSIGFTFKEEISTWGFNYMMD, from the coding sequence ATGTATAACTCTGTTAAACTTTCAGGAAAGAATTATGATATATTTAAAAACATGTTAAAAAGATCTTCAGAATTTAATGAATTAAATAAGGACTTTTATCTTAATTACAATAACTATAATGCATTTCAAAAGATTCAGATGAAATCCTCTACTTTATTACTCAAAGATGATACAGGTTATATCGGTTATATGTGGTATAGCCAGTATGAAAGGCAAGATTATGTTATAAATGATATGTGGATTGATAAATCTTCTAATATTGTTTCTATTAATAATTATATAAGTAAATTAAAGAAGGATTATAGTTTATTATATGAATGTAAAAAAAATCATCACAACTATGAGGTACTGAAGGATTTAGGGTTTATTAAATTTGAAGCAAATCAAAATCTACAAATGAACTTAGATAGTCCTTTTAAACTAAGTATTTCAAAAGACTTAAATTTTGAAATACTTAAAGAGGGGAGTCAAGAATCTTTAAGATGCTTTATTCAAAATAGTATATTCGAAAATAAAGATAGAATACCTCTTATAGTTGAAGATATAATATTTGATGAAGATCAAGATTATTATCTGAAATCTTGCAGTGTATTTTTAAAGTATCAAAATGAATATATAGGTTATGGTCAACTAATTTTAGACAATGATGAGATAACAATAGTGAACTTTGGTCTTATACCAAGCTTTAGAGGTAAAGGTTATAGTAAGATTCTTTTGAAAAGATTATTAAACATAGCTTTAGAGAATGGTTATGAAAGAGTATGTATAAAGGTTTTAGAAGACAATCTAAAAGCTCTAGGTTTGTATAAAAGCATTGGTTTTACATTTAAAGAAGAGATTTCAACCTGGGGATTTAATTATATGATGGATTAG
- a CDS encoding CotS family spore coat protein: MLEDSSNSNVKIWPKEKKMIEQSMNQYGFNIIEVQKVRSAYKVICEEGTYCLKRMKSGRYKVKNGFILVEELNKIGFEKVANYIKTKEGYNYVKYSKYILYLTEWIDGKECSINNTIEAAECALLLAEFHNAVEKIDISNLKIKNNLKNWPKVFLGNLYDLEYYKRIIERKRLINEFDKTYIKYIDILYQRGMLSLNILQNSEYYSISKKAENNKTLCHDSFYYQNILKTEDSYYIIDLDSIIIDLEVNDLGKYIRRIMHKSDFKWDFNKAKSIIESYVEERPLTREELEIMLALIIFPHKFWKLGKKRYVKHKNYSEIKYMKKLDKIIQYIDIQELFINDYLEYIDSI, from the coding sequence TTGTTAGAAGACTCTTCTAATAGTAATGTTAAGATATGGCCTAAAGAAAAGAAAATGATAGAACAATCTATGAATCAATATGGATTCAATATTATAGAGGTGCAAAAGGTTAGAAGTGCCTATAAAGTTATATGTGAAGAAGGTACTTATTGTTTAAAACGTATGAAAAGTGGTAGGTATAAAGTTAAAAATGGATTTATATTAGTGGAAGAGCTAAATAAAATAGGCTTTGAAAAAGTAGCAAATTATATCAAAACTAAAGAGGGTTATAACTATGTTAAGTATAGTAAGTACATCCTCTATTTAACGGAATGGATAGATGGTAAAGAGTGTAGTATAAATAATACTATAGAAGCCGCTGAATGTGCTTTACTACTAGCAGAATTTCATAATGCAGTAGAAAAAATAGATATATCTAATCTTAAAATAAAAAACAACTTAAAAAACTGGCCAAAAGTATTTTTAGGAAACCTTTATGACCTTGAATATTACAAAAGAATAATAGAACGTAAACGACTTATAAATGAATTCGATAAAACTTATATTAAATATATAGACATCTTATACCAAAGGGGTATGCTTTCATTAAACATACTTCAAAATTCCGAGTACTATTCTATATCAAAAAAAGCTGAAAACAACAAGACCTTATGTCATGATAGTTTTTATTATCAAAATATATTAAAAACTGAGGATAGCTATTATATTATAGATCTAGATAGTATCATAATAGATTTAGAAGTTAATGATTTAGGAAAGTACATAAGAAGAATTATGCATAAAAGTGATTTTAAATGGGACTTTAATAAAGCAAAATCTATAATAGAATCTTATGTAGAAGAAAGGCCGCTTACGAGAGAGGAATTAGAAATAATGCTAGCCCTAATTATATTCCCTCACAAGTTTTGGAAGCTTGGCAAAAAAAGGTATGTAAAGCATAAAAACTATAGTGAAATAAAATATATGAAAAAGTTAGATAAAATAATACAGTATATAGACATTCAAGAACTATTTATAAATGACTACCTAGAGTATATAGACTCTATATAG
- the ispH gene encoding 4-hydroxy-3-methylbut-2-enyl diphosphate reductase encodes MGAKIIISENSGFCFGVKRAVEKALITQKTLNKPIYTLGPLIHNESVISHLRDHKIAPVDVDSLSSLEKDDTIIIRSHGISKDVYMKLKEKELNIVDLTCPFVSHIQKKVNKYYELGYSIIIVGDPNHPEIKGINGWCDNSALVFKNGDVTISLPKKVCIVAQTTEKQENFEKVIYVVAKECKEFLAFNTICSATETRQKDAFNISKESDKMIVIGGKNSSNTNKLYEICKSNCKDTIHIETAKELPFDFFKVPESTVIGITAGASTPNFVIDEVLNKISEEKHS; translated from the coding sequence ATGGGTGCTAAAATAATAATATCGGAAAACTCAGGATTTTGCTTTGGAGTAAAAAGAGCTGTGGAAAAAGCCTTAATTACTCAAAAGACCTTAAATAAGCCCATATATACATTAGGACCTCTAATTCATAATGAAAGTGTTATAAGTCACCTTAGAGACCATAAAATAGCCCCTGTAGATGTAGATAGCCTGTCTTCATTAGAAAAGGACGATACTATAATTATAAGATCTCACGGTATATCTAAAGATGTATATATGAAGTTAAAAGAAAAGGAACTTAATATAGTAGATTTAACATGTCCATTTGTATCTCATATACAAAAAAAAGTTAATAAATATTATGAACTAGGTTACTCTATAATAATAGTTGGAGATCCAAATCATCCAGAAATCAAAGGTATTAATGGCTGGTGTGATAATAGTGCACTTGTATTTAAAAATGGTGATGTAACTATCTCCTTACCTAAAAAGGTATGTATTGTGGCGCAAACTACAGAAAAGCAAGAAAACTTTGAAAAGGTTATATATGTAGTTGCTAAAGAATGTAAAGAATTCTTAGCATTTAATACTATATGCTCAGCTACAGAAACTAGGCAAAAAGACGCCTTTAATATTTCAAAAGAATCTGATAAGATGATAGTTATAGGTGGTAAGAATAGTTCTAATACAAATAAGCTATATGAAATATGCAAATCAAACTGCAAAGATACCATACACATAGAAACAGCAAAAGAATTACCTTTTGACTTTTTTAAGGTGCCTGAGTCTACTGTTATAGGAATTACAGCAGGTGCCTCTACACCGAACTTTGTTATAGATGAGGTACTAAATAAAATCAGTGAAGAAAAACATTCTTAA
- the cmk gene encoding (d)CMP kinase, with product MRLSVAIDGPAGAGKSTIAKLIAKKFDLMYINTGAMYRAVTLTALINNISSKDTEALCNLIDTMDMNFKNDRLILNGKDIEDEITHPNISKNVSEFAALPEVRQRLVKLQQDMSKQYDVIMDGRDIGTVVLKSSPFKFFLTASPSERAKRRYIELTNKGLSVEYEDILKDILKRDHLDTTRDLDPLKKAEDAIEIDTTGLNIDGVVNKISQYIKI from the coding sequence TTGAGATTATCAGTAGCTATAGACGGTCCTGCAGGTGCAGGTAAAAGTACCATTGCTAAATTAATTGCAAAAAAGTTTGATCTTATGTATATAAATACAGGGGCTATGTATAGGGCTGTTACATTAACTGCTCTTATAAATAATATTAGTTCAAAAGATACTGAAGCATTATGTAACTTAATAGATACTATGGATATGAACTTTAAAAATGATAGATTAATATTAAATGGTAAAGATATAGAAGATGAAATAACACATCCCAATATAAGTAAAAATGTATCTGAATTTGCAGCCTTACCTGAGGTTCGACAAAGGTTAGTTAAATTGCAACAGGATATGTCAAAACAATATGATGTAATCATGGATGGTAGGGACATAGGTACAGTGGTTCTTAAAAGTTCACCATTTAAATTCTTTCTTACAGCCTCTCCTTCTGAAAGAGCTAAAAGGAGATATATAGAATTAACTAATAAAGGTTTAAGTGTGGAATATGAAGATATATTAAAAGATATATTAAAAAGAGACCATTTAGACACTACTAGAGATCTTGATCCTCTAAAAAAGGCAGAAGATGCTATAGAGATAGATACTACAGGTCTTAACATAGACGGTGTTGTAAATAAGATTTCTCAATATATAAAGATTTAA
- the aroH gene encoding chorismate mutase — MLAIRGATTIEDNEKEYIKASTIELIDTMIKKNNLTIDKIISIVFSCTKDITKDYPGKYLREVLGLTNTAIMHFNEMEVEKEKYLPLCIRVLVLYDNPKDDAKDIYPIYLKGATNLRTDLNRV, encoded by the coding sequence ATGCTAGCAATTAGAGGTGCTACTACAATTGAAGATAATGAAAAAGAATATATAAAAGCATCAACTATAGAACTTATAGATACTATGATAAAAAAAAATAATCTTACAATAGATAAAATTATATCTATTGTATTTTCCTGCACAAAAGACATAACTAAGGATTACCCAGGAAAGTATCTTCGGGAAGTTCTAGGCTTAACTAATACTGCAATTATGCACTTTAATGAGATGGAAGTAGAAAAAGAAAAGTACCTACCGCTATGTATAAGGGTACTTGTATTATACGATAATCCTAAAGATGATGCTAAAGATATCTATCCTATATATTTAAAAGGAGCTACAAACCTTAGAACAGATTTAAATAGGGTTTAG
- a CDS encoding NAD(P)/FAD-dependent oxidoreductase, with the protein MKKVVVIGAGPAGLMAALKASENNIVYLIEANEKIGKKLYITGKGRCNVTNAKDISDFFDYIPGNPEFLYSSLYTFNNLDVMNYLESLGVPLKVERGDRVFPVSDKSSDIIAAFSKELTEKKIKIILNSKVKDFLCTDNLITSVILQSGEEIKADNFILCTGGVSYPQTGSSGDGYKLSKKLGHNIIKAKPSLVPIALKEEWIKDLQGLSLKNVELSVMKNNKTIFKEFGEMIFTHYGISGPIVLTSSRYVDNKEPCKIRIDLKPSLDVNTLDNRIQKDFIKYINKDFKNALIDLLPSKLIDVIIMLSGISPEKKVNTITRDERKTLVNLLKNIEVNVKGLRSIDEAIVTAGGIDTKEIDSSTMKSKIIDNLYFAGEVIDVDAFTGGYNVQIALSTGYLAGSRVGEA; encoded by the coding sequence ATGAAAAAGGTTGTAGTAATAGGCGCAGGCCCTGCAGGGTTAATGGCCGCATTAAAAGCTTCAGAAAATAATATAGTTTATTTGATAGAAGCCAATGAAAAGATAGGGAAAAAATTATATATCACAGGTAAAGGAAGATGTAATGTTACAAACGCTAAGGACATAAGTGACTTTTTTGATTACATCCCTGGAAATCCAGAATTCTTATATAGTTCCCTTTATACATTTAATAATTTAGATGTAATGAATTATTTAGAATCATTAGGTGTACCTCTTAAAGTTGAAAGAGGAGATAGGGTATTTCCAGTGTCTGATAAATCTTCTGATATAATTGCTGCTTTTAGCAAAGAATTAACAGAAAAGAAGATTAAAATAATTTTGAATTCAAAAGTTAAAGATTTTTTATGTACCGATAACTTAATTACTTCAGTAATTCTACAAAGTGGAGAAGAAATAAAAGCTGATAATTTTATATTATGTACAGGAGGAGTATCCTACCCGCAAACAGGATCTTCGGGTGATGGATATAAGCTTTCAAAAAAACTAGGACATAATATAATTAAAGCAAAGCCTTCTTTAGTTCCTATAGCTCTTAAAGAGGAATGGATAAAAGATCTTCAAGGACTTTCACTTAAAAATGTTGAACTAAGTGTAATGAAAAATAACAAGACAATCTTTAAAGAATTTGGAGAGATGATATTTACACATTACGGTATATCAGGACCTATAGTTTTAACCTCTAGTAGATACGTAGATAATAAAGAGCCCTGTAAGATTAGAATAGACTTAAAACCATCCTTAGATGTTAATACCTTAGATAATAGAATCCAAAAGGATTTTATAAAATATATAAATAAAGATTTTAAAAATGCTTTAATAGATCTATTACCAAGTAAACTTATAGATGTTATAATAATGCTTAGTGGGATTTCTCCCGAAAAAAAGGTAAACACAATTACAAGAGATGAGAGAAAAACGCTAGTTAACTTATTAAAGAACATAGAAGTTAATGTAAAGGGATTAAGATCAATAGATGAAGCTATTGTTACAGCAGGTGGTATTGATACTAAGGAAATAGATTCCTCTACAATGAAATCTAAGATTATAGACAATTTATATTTTGCGGGGGAAGTAATAGATGTAGATGCCTTTACAGGAGGTTATAATGTTCAAATAGCATTATCAACAGGATACCTTGCAGGAAGCAGAGTAGGTGAGGCTTAA